Proteins encoded by one window of Nomascus leucogenys isolate Asia chromosome 19, Asia_NLE_v1, whole genome shotgun sequence:
- the ARL4D gene encoding ADP-ribosylation factor-like protein 4D — MGNHLTEMAPTASSFLPHFQALHVVVIGLDSAGKTSLLYRLKFKEFVQSVPTKGFNTEKIRVPLGGSRGITFQVWDVGGQEKLRPLWRSYTRRTDGLVFVVDAAEAERLEEAKVELHRISRASDNQGVPVLVLANKQDQPGALSAAEVEKRLAVRELAAATLTHVQGCSAVDGLGLQQGLERLYEMILKRKKAARGGKKRR, encoded by the coding sequence ATGGGGAACCACTTGACTGAGATGGCGCCCACTGCCTCCTCCTTCTTGCCCCACTTCCAAGCCCTGCATGTCGTGGTCATTGGGCTGGACTCTGCTGGAAAGACCTCCCTCCTTTACCGCCTCAAGTTCAAAGAGTTTGTCCAGAGTGTCCCCACCAAAGGCTTCAACACCGAGAAGATCCGGGTGCCCCTCGGGGGATCACGTGGCATCACCTTCCAAGTGTGGGACGTCGGGGGGCAGGAGAAGCTGCGACCACTGTGGCGCTCTTACACTCGCCGGACAGACGGTCTAGTGTTTGTGGTGGACGCTGCGGAAGCTGAGCGGCtggaggaggccaaggtggagttGCACCGAATCAGCCGGGCCTCGGACAACCAGGGTGTGCCAGTGCTGGTGCTGGCCAACAAGCAGGACCAGCCCGGGGCACTGAGCGCTGCTGAGGTGGAGAAGAGGCTGGCAGTCCGAGAGCTAGCAGCCGCCACTCTCACTCATGTGCAAGGCTGCAGCGCTGTGGACGGTCTGGGCCTGCAGCAGGGCCTGGAGCGCCTCTATGAGATGATCCTCAAGAGGAAGAAGGCAGCTCGGGGTGGCAAGAAGAGACGGTGA